One part of the Pseudoalteromonas piscicida genome encodes these proteins:
- a CDS encoding alpha-keto acid decarboxylase family protein, with protein MSTANFTVADHLLWRLKQLGLDKVFQVPGDYVQEFMTALDNFPGIDAVGDVTELGAGYAADGYARYRGIGAVSVQYGVGTFSVLNAIAGAYVERNPVVVISASPSAENRVDIEETGVLFHHSTGDYSADKKVFENVTVASEILSDPASAPEIIDNALRLAMSEKRPIYLEAWQNVWGAACDKPDGHLVIPRPASNPAMMASLLDKVINRLKEAEKPLVLLGIEITRLGIQREVENLLCNLNIPYTTTTLAKSVLSEVQGLGKELFVGTYAGEASWPETFDFVSKRDCILALGAIFTDDYLTMLKTQGNELIRVNMGEARIGNCERFSGIDLAQFIDDLTVYIEHYPMQHRAHCSLPENPYLNSSVHDCDAISYENFFCTYQKQLAQCQKVRDFNLILGESSSLYMAARLTGIEESRFISDAAWGSLGHETGCSLGTALADNRRSVVVAGDGGFMMMCQTLSSISHNKLNTAVFVMSNQVYAIEQSFVDICAFTPAGAFAPFDDLHRWDYKSLANAYFVEYLNVETVADLNGVFATLHENPCKPYLIKVNIDKKDLAPAIQDLAEAITGNKVDDCPCGNSTAQGNNNA; from the coding sequence ATGAGTACCGCTAATTTTACGGTTGCTGACCATTTACTGTGGCGGTTAAAGCAGTTGGGCCTTGATAAGGTGTTTCAAGTGCCTGGTGACTATGTGCAAGAATTTATGACCGCACTGGACAACTTTCCTGGTATTGACGCAGTAGGCGATGTAACCGAACTGGGTGCAGGCTACGCGGCGGATGGATATGCAAGATACCGAGGTATTGGCGCGGTGTCTGTGCAATACGGCGTTGGCACGTTCAGTGTATTAAACGCCATCGCCGGCGCTTATGTCGAGCGTAATCCGGTTGTCGTTATATCGGCAAGCCCATCGGCTGAAAACCGTGTCGATATTGAAGAAACAGGCGTGTTATTTCATCACTCTACCGGCGACTATAGCGCAGATAAAAAGGTGTTTGAAAATGTCACTGTTGCCAGTGAAATTCTTTCGGATCCTGCTTCTGCTCCGGAGATTATTGATAATGCGTTACGCCTTGCCATGAGTGAAAAGCGGCCTATTTATCTAGAGGCATGGCAAAACGTGTGGGGCGCAGCGTGTGATAAACCAGATGGCCATTTAGTGATCCCAAGACCGGCTTCTAATCCCGCGATGATGGCAAGTTTACTCGATAAAGTAATCAACCGACTCAAAGAGGCTGAGAAACCTCTGGTATTGTTAGGCATTGAGATTACGCGGCTCGGCATACAAAGGGAAGTCGAGAACTTACTCTGTAATCTCAATATTCCGTATACCACGACCACGCTAGCCAAATCAGTATTAAGTGAGGTGCAAGGGCTTGGGAAGGAGTTGTTTGTTGGCACCTATGCGGGTGAAGCATCATGGCCTGAAACGTTTGATTTTGTTAGCAAACGAGATTGCATTTTAGCGTTGGGAGCGATATTCACCGACGATTACCTGACCATGTTAAAAACGCAAGGTAACGAATTGATCCGCGTGAATATGGGTGAAGCAAGAATTGGTAACTGCGAGCGCTTTAGTGGTATCGATTTAGCACAGTTTATTGATGATTTAACGGTGTATATTGAGCATTATCCGATGCAGCATCGTGCGCATTGCTCGTTGCCGGAAAATCCCTATTTGAATAGTTCCGTACATGATTGCGATGCCATCAGCTACGAAAACTTCTTTTGCACATACCAAAAGCAGCTAGCCCAATGCCAAAAGGTGCGTGACTTCAACCTTATTTTAGGTGAAAGCTCTTCGCTTTATATGGCGGCGCGTTTAACTGGTATTGAAGAAAGTCGCTTTATTAGTGATGCAGCTTGGGGGTCGTTAGGTCATGAAACCGGTTGCTCACTTGGCACAGCCTTGGCTGATAATCGACGTAGTGTTGTGGTTGCCGGCGACGGTGGGTTTATGATGATGTGCCAAACACTGTCTAGCATTAGTCATAACAAACTCAATACTGCAGTGTTTGTAATGAGTAACCAAGTGTATGCAATTGAGCAGTCGTTTGTTGATATCTGTGCGTTTACTCCTGCGGGGGCATTTGCACCATTTGATGATCTGCATCGTTGGGACTATAAATCATTAGCGAATGCATATTTTGTAGAATATTTGAATGTAGAGACCGTCGCGGATCTAAATGGTGTTTTTGCTACGCTTCATGAAAACCCATGTAAGCCGTACCTCATTAAAGTCAATATTGATAAAAAAGATCTCGCACCAGCGATACAAGATCTCGCCGAAGCCATTACGGGTAACAAAGTGGACGACTGTCCATGTGGAAATAGCACAGCGCAAGGAAACAACAATGCCTAA
- a CDS encoding FAD-binding oxidoreductase, with amino-acid sequence MPKQSNKPIPDSQLEEAQKRIDRYWRATQGFVLALESKHGFSEKQLLTLLPTGDTSMERFREYQAKALIFNTRFQFSPSVIVMCNNTDDVMRAYQEAIAYNLPIRVRSGGHDHEGECSGTDVVLLDLSGLKDFSIEKEGDDYIAHIGSGYRFYQLVPKLAESGYKDIPPLTIPHGTCATVGLAGYIQGGGWGPWTRAKGMCCESLVGATVILQDGSRVEVSETENKEILWALRGGGALSYGIVTEFRVKAFELPDEIHRFEINWNNEACGSTDLSTWQLLGQWENAINDSNTEQLVGTNLKINAIPDISECEKSPGYEKTLKHPSTMYGYWQGSEAALTQFAKQYFPTAKVQVTGTDTKQNYSEALMSDWSRNSLANLKKLGLKGTLAASLDGEPFTPDFDAPAPHKITSKLVRESGLTEQGKLELLRSLTSPLLFAQNAPLGLFSYVTLGAIAGKFYAEDTREEAKDRVAFPYTTAQYTIQYQTWWNTELKYDGSYDSKRLGQANPVYRYVNRALDWIDVSRDTTIEGAYGAFISFKDASIPTKTYFQENYEKLIEIKEEYSGFTVKLDCGKEVYVNFNRLRTRKTII; translated from the coding sequence ATGCCTAAACAATCCAATAAACCAATCCCTGATTCTCAGTTAGAAGAAGCACAAAAGCGTATCGACCGCTATTGGCGCGCGACACAAGGATTTGTACTCGCGTTAGAAAGCAAACATGGTTTTTCCGAAAAGCAGTTACTTACGTTATTGCCAACGGGTGATACTTCGATGGAGCGCTTTAGAGAATATCAAGCTAAAGCGCTTATATTTAACACACGATTTCAGTTTTCGCCCTCGGTGATTGTGATGTGTAATAACACCGATGATGTGATGCGCGCCTATCAAGAAGCGATAGCCTATAACTTACCCATTCGAGTGCGCTCTGGCGGTCATGATCACGAAGGGGAGTGCAGCGGCACTGATGTGGTGCTACTGGATTTAAGCGGTTTAAAAGACTTCTCCATTGAGAAAGAAGGCGATGACTATATCGCACATATTGGCTCGGGCTATCGGTTCTATCAATTAGTACCAAAGCTTGCTGAATCTGGTTACAAGGATATTCCGCCGTTAACTATTCCGCACGGCACTTGCGCCACGGTTGGGTTAGCTGGGTATATTCAAGGCGGTGGTTGGGGCCCGTGGACGCGAGCAAAAGGGATGTGCTGTGAGTCACTCGTTGGTGCAACTGTTATTTTGCAAGATGGCTCAAGAGTTGAAGTCTCTGAAACCGAAAATAAGGAGATTTTATGGGCACTGCGCGGAGGCGGGGCGTTAAGTTATGGGATTGTGACAGAGTTTAGAGTCAAAGCTTTTGAGCTACCTGACGAAATCCATCGCTTTGAAATTAACTGGAATAATGAGGCTTGTGGTTCTACAGACTTATCCACCTGGCAACTGCTTGGCCAGTGGGAAAATGCAATTAACGACTCAAATACTGAGCAATTAGTTGGTACTAATCTAAAAATCAACGCGATCCCGGATATTAGCGAATGTGAAAAGTCACCTGGTTACGAAAAAACCTTAAAGCATCCAAGTACTATGTATGGTTATTGGCAAGGCTCTGAAGCGGCTTTGACTCAGTTTGCTAAACAGTATTTCCCTACAGCCAAAGTGCAGGTGACGGGTACGGACACCAAGCAAAATTATAGCGAAGCATTGATGTCTGACTGGTCACGAAACTCCTTGGCTAATCTCAAAAAACTGGGGTTAAAAGGAACGCTAGCTGCAAGCCTTGATGGTGAACCATTTACACCAGATTTTGATGCCCCAGCGCCACACAAGATCACCTCAAAGCTAGTGCGTGAGTCTGGCCTTACCGAACAAGGCAAGTTGGAGCTATTGCGTTCACTCACATCGCCTTTACTGTTTGCACAAAATGCCCCACTTGGACTATTTAGTTATGTCACTTTAGGTGCGATAGCGGGTAAGTTTTATGCTGAAGACACCCGAGAAGAGGCTAAAGACCGTGTTGCCTTCCCGTATACTACAGCGCAGTACACCATTCAATACCAAACTTGGTGGAATACCGAGTTAAAATACGACGGCAGTTACGACAGCAAACGCCTCGGTCAAGCAAATCCAGTATACCGCTATGTAAACCGTGCGCTTGATTGGATTGACGTTAGCCGCGACACCACCATTGAAGGGGCATACGGCGCGTTTATCAGCTTTAAAGACGCATCCATCCCGACGAAGACCTACTTCCAAGAGAATTATGAAAAACTCATTGAAATCAAAGAGGAGTATTCGGGTTTCACAGTTAAATTAGACTGTGGTAAAGAGGTTTACGTTAACTTTAATCGCCTAAGAACCCGTAAGACAATTATTTAA
- a CDS encoding DUF2000 domain-containing protein, whose translation MTDFSILPDENSKRFVAVLNKKVELGRLFNALGHMTAGLIDQIGNTDELCFLPYQDKDGGIHPSISHYPFIVLKADNSNKIRKVRAELVARNIPFTDFTDTMIVGTSEQQVSATAETSEQDLEYFGICMFGDSAELKEFTGKFSLFN comes from the coding sequence ATGACTGATTTTTCCATTTTACCGGACGAAAACTCAAAGCGATTTGTTGCTGTGCTCAATAAAAAAGTTGAACTTGGTCGGCTTTTTAATGCGCTTGGCCATATGACCGCTGGGCTCATTGACCAAATTGGTAATACTGATGAGCTCTGCTTTTTACCGTATCAAGACAAAGATGGTGGTATTCACCCTTCGATTTCGCACTACCCATTTATTGTGCTTAAAGCAGATAACAGTAATAAAATCAGAAAAGTGCGAGCAGAGCTTGTGGCTCGTAACATCCCTTTTACCGACTTTACAGATACCATGATTGTTGGCACATCCGAACAGCAAGTAAGTGCAACCGCTGAAACATCAGAACAAGACTTAGAGTACTTTGGCATTTGCATGTTTGGCGATAGCGCGGAGCTTAAAGAATTTACTGGGAAATTCAGCTTGTTTAATTAG
- a CDS encoding ArsR/SmtB family transcription factor — MNVLEAIKALSNQTRLSILQNLREPEKHFPPQDEGDVNVDGVCVSSIQEGVGLSQSTTSTYLASLQRAGLVTSKRMGGWTYYKRNEENIRLLLEILGKEL; from the coding sequence ATGAATGTATTAGAAGCAATTAAAGCGTTAAGTAACCAGACTAGGCTATCAATACTCCAAAATCTTAGAGAGCCGGAAAAGCACTTTCCGCCGCAGGATGAAGGTGATGTCAATGTTGATGGGGTTTGTGTTAGTAGTATTCAGGAGGGGGTTGGCTTAAGCCAATCAACGACGTCAACGTATTTGGCGTCATTACAACGAGCGGGGCTTGTTACTTCCAAGCGAATGGGTGGATGGACTTACTATAAGAGAAATGAAGAGAATATTAGGCTGTTGCTTGAAATTCTTGGTAAAGAGCTGTAA
- a CDS encoding zinc-dependent alcohol dehydrogenase family protein, translating to MRAMVLDSFGGIDNFREVILPKPTVGAGQVLVKVHATSVNPLDFQVRRGDYKDYVSLPAVTGHDISGVIEAVGDGVTTFKPGDEVWYTPEIFVGQGSYAEYHVANESIVGIKPYSLSHKEAAALSLVGGTVWEALITRANLQVGESILIHGGAGGVGHIAIQVAKAAGARVITTVSSHNIDFVRSLGADVIIDYKQSDYIEAVLRATDGNGVNVVLDTVGGDTLAKSPLVLAQLGRVVSIVDINIPQNLIEAWGRNACYHFVFTRQNRGKLDELSSLVERGQLKPHIGATYMLSEVGLAHARLEQKANGLRGKIAIDVIS from the coding sequence ATGCGAGCAATGGTTTTAGATTCATTTGGTGGTATAGATAATTTTCGCGAAGTTATACTACCCAAACCTACGGTAGGTGCCGGGCAGGTTTTGGTAAAGGTTCATGCAACCTCAGTCAATCCCTTAGATTTCCAGGTAAGGCGTGGAGATTACAAGGACTATGTATCACTCCCTGCAGTTACTGGGCATGACATATCAGGTGTCATTGAAGCCGTTGGTGATGGCGTCACTACCTTTAAACCTGGAGATGAAGTGTGGTACACGCCTGAAATTTTCGTTGGGCAGGGGAGCTATGCAGAATACCATGTTGCTAACGAATCAATAGTAGGAATTAAACCATACTCTTTAAGTCATAAAGAAGCCGCGGCACTCAGTTTAGTCGGCGGAACTGTCTGGGAGGCGCTTATAACACGAGCTAATTTGCAAGTGGGTGAATCAATCTTAATTCATGGTGGAGCAGGAGGAGTTGGTCATATCGCCATTCAGGTTGCAAAGGCTGCTGGGGCACGAGTCATAACGACTGTGTCTTCACACAATATTGACTTTGTAAGAAGCTTAGGTGCGGATGTTATTATTGATTATAAACAAAGTGATTATATTGAAGCTGTGCTTCGAGCTACTGATGGAAACGGTGTAAATGTCGTATTGGATACGGTTGGTGGAGATACGCTTGCTAAGAGCCCACTAGTTTTGGCACAGCTAGGTCGAGTCGTCAGTATTGTCGATATCAATATACCTCAAAACCTGATAGAGGCTTGGGGACGAAATGCCTGCTATCATTTTGTTTTTACGCGCCAAAATAGGGGAAAGCTAGATGAGTTATCAAGTCTGGTAGAGAGGGGGCAACTAAAACCACATATTGGCGCAACATATATGCTTTCAGAGGTAGGCCTTGCACATGCTCGGTTGGAGCAAAAAGCAAATGGTCTACGCGGTAAAATCGCAATAGATGTAATTTCTTAA
- a CDS encoding antibiotic biosynthesis monooxygenase family protein, which translates to MVIEIARFQVEPSVQDKFFESFTKVRVYLEKAEGYLSHVISQEIENPSCICLMVEWRSYEDHVEIFEPSGEHDIFLNALMPFVNRQPEVLHYSTLSTAV; encoded by the coding sequence ATGGTTATTGAAATTGCCCGTTTTCAAGTAGAACCTAGTGTGCAAGACAAATTCTTTGAGTCTTTTACGAAAGTTAGAGTTTACCTTGAAAAGGCTGAAGGCTATCTATCTCACGTTATTAGCCAAGAAATCGAAAATCCTTCTTGCATTTGTTTAATGGTTGAATGGCGTAGCTATGAAGATCATGTTGAAATCTTTGAACCTAGTGGCGAGCATGACATTTTTCTGAATGCACTAATGCCATTTGTTAACAGGCAACCTGAAGTGCTTCACTATAGCACTCTGTCCACTGCAGTTTAA
- a CDS encoding RidA family protein gives MLQRKAIFPEDSERHKLYDEHGYSAAIQSGDLLFVSGQVGSRLDGSPEPDFKKQVVLAFKNLTNVLKAAGCELNDIVDVTTFHTDPENQFEAIMEVKKEVFQTLPYPNWTAVGVNWLAGFDFEIKVIARIPTKA, from the coding sequence ATGCTACAACGTAAAGCCATATTCCCCGAAGACTCTGAGCGTCATAAGTTATATGACGAACATGGTTACTCTGCTGCTATTCAATCTGGAGACCTGCTATTTGTGTCTGGCCAAGTTGGCAGTCGCCTTGATGGTAGCCCGGAACCTGACTTTAAGAAGCAAGTGGTCCTTGCTTTTAAAAACTTAACCAACGTACTCAAAGCAGCAGGTTGCGAGTTAAATGATATCGTCGATGTTACCACTTTTCACACTGACCCAGAAAATCAATTTGAAGCGATAATGGAAGTGAAAAAGGAGGTATTTCAGACGTTACCCTATCCTAATTGGACGGCAGTCGGTGTCAATTGGTTAGCTGGTTTCGACTTTGAGATCAAAGTCATCGCGAGAATACCCACCAAGGCATGA
- a CDS encoding TetR/AcrR family transcriptional regulator — MKKRIEKMAENKAKLIAAARQAFTEKGFSAASMDTITASVGLTRGALYHNFGDKQGLLAAVVEQIDSEMALKARAAGEKFEDAWEGLLAEGVAYIEMALIPEVQRIVLLDGPAFLGDPSQWPSQDGCLHSTLKKVNQLIENDVLKQVDAEAASRLLNGAALNAALWVASSSEPKDVLPKAISAFKVLSTGLLK, encoded by the coding sequence ATGAAAAAACGCATTGAAAAAATGGCTGAAAATAAAGCTAAACTAATTGCAGCTGCGCGACAGGCGTTTACAGAAAAGGGCTTTTCGGCAGCATCGATGGATACAATTACTGCTAGTGTGGGATTAACTCGAGGAGCGCTCTATCATAATTTTGGTGATAAGCAGGGGCTTTTAGCTGCGGTAGTTGAACAAATCGATTCAGAAATGGCGTTGAAGGCCAGAGCTGCAGGTGAAAAATTTGAAGATGCATGGGAGGGACTTTTAGCGGAGGGAGTTGCCTATATTGAAATGGCCTTAATTCCTGAAGTTCAGCGTATAGTCTTGTTAGATGGTCCAGCATTTTTAGGGGATCCCTCTCAGTGGCCTAGCCAGGATGGATGTCTTCACTCGACACTGAAAAAAGTAAACCAACTAATAGAAAACGATGTGCTTAAACAAGTAGATGCTGAAGCTGCGTCTCGACTACTTAATGGAGCTGCATTAAATGCGGCTCTTTGGGTTGCATCAAGTTCAGAGCCCAAAGATGTACTACCAAAAGCCATATCCGCTTTTAAAGTGCTCTCAACGGGATTACTTAAATAA
- a CDS encoding CGNR zinc finger domain-containing protein produces the protein MNQPYFLANNLVLDFINSEYGTSDEYHDYLSDDESTVAWLKSAGCLPTDYSEVPLGISEKAKKLRTVSREMIDSAISAVEYDPVFLNNLLDRGKPAEYIEWDNTSNNFKRIKQRKNNNIESLLEPIGNSLATLLCSEEIRSIRQCEAHDCTLVFLDKTKSHRRRWCSMSLCGNRKKVAAFRSRKQQSD, from the coding sequence ATGAATCAACCTTACTTCCTAGCAAACAACTTAGTTTTAGATTTCATTAATAGTGAATATGGTACGTCTGACGAATATCATGATTACCTAAGCGATGATGAGAGTACGGTTGCGTGGCTAAAATCAGCAGGCTGTCTCCCCACAGATTATTCAGAAGTACCTCTAGGTATTAGTGAAAAGGCGAAAAAGTTACGAACGGTATCACGGGAAATGATCGATTCAGCTATTTCTGCTGTAGAGTACGATCCTGTGTTTCTTAACAACTTATTGGATAGAGGAAAACCTGCTGAATATATCGAATGGGATAACACCTCCAATAACTTCAAACGGATTAAACAGAGAAAAAACAATAATATTGAGAGCTTATTGGAGCCCATTGGAAACTCGTTAGCTACTTTACTGTGTAGTGAAGAAATAAGGTCCATTCGACAATGTGAAGCCCATGATTGTACGTTGGTATTTTTAGATAAAACAAAATCGCATCGTCGTCGCTGGTGTAGCATGTCTCTTTGCGGCAACAGAAAAAAAGTTGCAGCATTTCGCTCCAGAAAACAGCAGAGCGATTAA
- a CDS encoding VOC family protein, whose protein sequence is MSITSVTHLNFRGQARGALTFYKLVFGGELITISYRQGNIVQSELEADQILWGQVTSEDGFQIMAYDVPSSITLDRGVRPFYVSIRGNDESEIKGYWEKLSEGADIIHELASAGWSPLYGMVKDKFGVIWVLDIAPSF, encoded by the coding sequence ATGAGTATTACTAGCGTTACACATTTAAATTTTAGAGGCCAAGCTAGAGGGGCTTTGACGTTTTATAAGTTAGTCTTTGGCGGAGAGTTAATCACTATTAGCTACAGACAAGGTAATATCGTGCAGTCGGAGTTGGAAGCTGATCAGATTTTATGGGGGCAGGTTACGAGTGAAGATGGGTTTCAAATTATGGCATATGATGTTCCATCTAGTATCACACTAGATAGAGGAGTCCGGCCTTTTTACGTATCTATACGAGGTAATGATGAATCAGAGATTAAAGGATATTGGGAGAAGCTTAGCGAAGGAGCTGATATCATTCATGAGCTAGCCTCTGCAGGTTGGTCTCCTCTTTATGGCATGGTTAAGGATAAATTTGGTGTGATTTGGGTGTTAGATATTGCCCCTTCTTTCTGA
- a CDS encoding alpha/beta fold hydrolase — MNKKVISASIIAAAMSPLVVGAVQSVSYEYEQVENVRVFYREVGDKSAPTILMLHGFAASSYMWRDVMNALSGDYHLIALDLPAFGYTKVPADNSYQYTFANLTKTVEKFIEQKGLTTFALAVHDYGAPVGWRIATTNPEKITAIISQNGNAYEEGLGAGWKPIKKYWKDPSRENRIALSDFPTPESIKWQYEEGVDDLSKISPDGYTLEGHHITKEGMSDIQLDLLLDYASNVEQYPQYQAYFRKHQPPILAVWGKNDPFFLPEGATAWKKDIPNAEVHFYDTGHFALETHQSEIIPVIKRFLNKNLNK, encoded by the coding sequence ATGAACAAAAAAGTTATCTCAGCATCAATAATAGCTGCGGCTATGTCGCCATTAGTAGTAGGGGCAGTGCAAAGCGTTAGTTATGAATATGAACAGGTTGAGAATGTAAGAGTGTTTTATCGCGAAGTTGGAGATAAAAGCGCACCAACTATACTGATGTTGCATGGATTTGCTGCTTCTTCTTATATGTGGCGGGATGTAATGAATGCACTTTCTGGTGATTACCATCTAATTGCATTAGATTTACCTGCATTCGGATATACAAAAGTGCCTGCTGACAATAGTTATCAATATACTTTTGCAAACCTAACCAAAACTGTCGAAAAGTTTATTGAGCAAAAAGGCTTAACAACATTTGCATTAGCTGTTCATGATTATGGGGCACCTGTAGGGTGGCGAATAGCCACAACAAATCCAGAAAAAATCACAGCAATCATCTCTCAAAATGGAAACGCGTATGAAGAAGGCCTCGGAGCTGGGTGGAAGCCTATAAAAAAGTATTGGAAAGATCCATCAAGAGAAAACCGTATAGCCTTGAGTGATTTCCCAACTCCAGAATCAATCAAGTGGCAATACGAAGAGGGAGTAGATGATTTGAGTAAAATATCTCCTGATGGATATACACTCGAAGGCCATCATATAACAAAGGAAGGTATGTCTGATATTCAGCTAGATTTACTGCTAGACTATGCTTCTAATGTCGAGCAATATCCTCAATATCAAGCATACTTCCGAAAACATCAGCCACCAATTCTCGCGGTATGGGGTAAGAATGATCCATTTTTCTTACCTGAAGGAGCTACCGCATGGAAAAAAGATATCCCAAATGCAGAAGTGCATTTTTATGATACAGGGCACTTCGCTTTGGAAACTCATCAATCTGAAATCATTCCTGTTATTAAGCGCTTCTTAAACAAGAACCTCAACAAGTAG
- a CDS encoding DUF5924 family protein encodes MRYFKNLITKFILMMQKWPGLMAVLAFCSGIASFILVERKESFSQIIALLLLTSWLWLIIDNWLRDQVEQRFGIVLSPNFMRFALQMVQQESLFFALPFFLAATTWNHPQAAFTCLIALCAFISVVDPIYYKKLARHNVLFMVFHNFALFVVISVTLPILLHLTTDQSIQIALVTAIILTLPSLGNVMPHARWWRFPLLALLLSALSTGLWQLRSWVPPAALRLTDIALAYEVDRQQRKPMNSIQHLDTHSLHNQGLYSWSAVKAPRGLNEKIFHVWVHNKKVVDRIPLNISGGREEGYRAWSHKTNFPADSTGKWEVHVVTNSGQLIGLTKFTVSL; translated from the coding sequence ATGCGTTATTTCAAAAACCTAATAACAAAATTTATTTTGATGATGCAGAAGTGGCCGGGCCTGATGGCTGTGCTGGCTTTTTGTAGCGGTATCGCGAGCTTTATTTTAGTTGAACGGAAAGAGTCGTTTTCACAGATCATCGCTCTGCTTTTACTCACCAGTTGGCTGTGGCTTATTATTGATAACTGGCTTCGCGACCAAGTGGAGCAACGTTTTGGTATTGTGTTGTCACCCAACTTTATGCGCTTTGCCCTACAAATGGTGCAACAGGAAAGTCTATTCTTCGCACTACCTTTTTTCTTGGCTGCCACAACATGGAATCATCCACAGGCTGCATTTACCTGCTTAATTGCACTCTGCGCGTTTATCTCCGTTGTGGACCCGATATATTACAAAAAGCTAGCCCGGCACAATGTGCTGTTTATGGTATTCCATAATTTTGCCTTATTTGTTGTGATTTCAGTTACGCTTCCTATTTTACTTCATCTTACAACCGACCAAAGTATACAAATAGCGCTAGTCACCGCCATTATTCTTACCCTACCGAGTCTTGGCAATGTCATGCCACACGCAAGATGGTGGCGTTTTCCCTTATTGGCTCTGCTACTAAGTGCGCTTAGTACTGGCTTGTGGCAGCTACGTAGCTGGGTTCCCCCTGCGGCCTTACGACTCACCGACATAGCATTGGCTTATGAAGTTGATAGGCAGCAGCGAAAACCGATGAACAGTATCCAACACCTCGATACCCATTCGCTTCACAACCAAGGCTTGTATAGTTGGAGCGCGGTAAAAGCACCTCGGGGACTAAACGAAAAGATCTTTCACGTGTGGGTACACAACAAAAAAGTGGTCGACCGAATTCCGTTAAATATTAGCGGTGGACGTGAAGAAGGCTATCGTGCTTGGAGCCATAAAACCAACTTTCCCGCCGACTCAACAGGTAAATGGGAGGTGCACGTTGTCACCAATTCAGGACAACTGATTGGCCTAACAAAATTTACTGTTTCTCTTTAG
- a CDS encoding FMN-binding negative transcriptional regulator — translation MSYPRNYYVESNPNILSSVITKHPLATLTVIQEGKINTVFVPLTLSDDHAYFLGHATKDNPIFHADGIIQAVFHCEDYYLSPAVIPDIKLPTWLYANVIVEGELALIATDDEKYASMQAQITHFEQFSNSDWQLDSVPANQRQSLFNAINFFKVKINSMHGAFKLSQNQSSDIRAKIKTHLQPLKPAMYSLLV, via the coding sequence ATGAGCTACCCTAGAAACTACTACGTTGAAAGCAATCCAAACATACTCAGCTCTGTGATCACAAAACACCCGCTGGCCACGCTGACGGTGATACAGGAAGGCAAGATAAACACCGTTTTTGTACCGCTAACATTAAGTGATGATCATGCTTATTTTCTCGGACACGCTACAAAAGACAACCCAATTTTCCACGCGGACGGTATTATTCAAGCAGTTTTCCACTGTGAAGATTATTACCTTTCACCTGCGGTTATCCCTGACATTAAGCTCCCCACGTGGTTGTACGCAAATGTGATAGTTGAAGGTGAACTCGCGCTTATTGCTACTGATGATGAAAAATACGCGTCAATGCAAGCGCAAATAACGCATTTTGAGCAGTTTTCAAATAGTGATTGGCAGCTTGATAGCGTGCCTGCCAATCAACGCCAATCACTGTTTAACGCCATTAACTTTTTCAAGGTTAAAATCAATTCGATGCATGGCGCTTTTAAGTTAAGCCAAAACCAGTCGAGTGATATTCGCGCTAAAATCAAAACACATTTACAGCCGCTAAAACCTGCGATGTACAGCTTGCTTGTATAA